The following are encoded in a window of Stigmatella erecta genomic DNA:
- a CDS encoding zinc ribbon domain-containing protein: MREKLKALANLQKVDMEAAALRKAADVHPKQIAELERELGAARSAIEAERSRVADIERQKAQLEQNITDDKDKVKKWEARLAEQRSTREYSALAREIDIAKKANLTMADELVELTKTLGAARETVKGKEVEFSTRQQQLGARMSELRAKLAESETQVKQLEGQRSNVAEGVDSNLLRRYETIRKKKLPALVGVVAGTCQGCNMNVPPQLYNQLRTSLGTDVCPSCNRIIYAVEALADPTASK, encoded by the coding sequence TTGCGGGAGAAACTGAAGGCGCTGGCGAACCTCCAAAAGGTGGACATGGAGGCGGCAGCCCTGCGTAAGGCCGCGGACGTCCATCCCAAGCAGATCGCCGAGTTGGAGCGTGAGCTGGGTGCCGCTCGCAGCGCGATCGAAGCCGAACGCAGCCGGGTTGCGGACATCGAGCGCCAGAAGGCGCAGCTCGAGCAGAACATCACCGACGACAAGGACAAGGTGAAGAAGTGGGAGGCGCGCCTGGCAGAGCAGCGCTCCACCCGCGAGTACTCCGCCCTGGCCCGTGAAATCGACATCGCCAAGAAGGCGAACCTCACCATGGCGGACGAGCTGGTCGAGCTGACCAAGACGCTCGGCGCCGCGCGCGAGACGGTGAAGGGCAAGGAGGTCGAGTTCTCCACCCGGCAGCAGCAGCTCGGCGCACGCATGAGCGAGCTGCGCGCCAAGCTGGCCGAGTCCGAGACCCAGGTGAAGCAGCTGGAGGGCCAGCGCTCCAACGTGGCCGAGGGCGTGGACTCCAACCTGCTGCGCCGCTACGAGACCATCCGCAAGAAGAAGCTTCCTGCGCTGGTGGGCGTGGTGGCCGGCACCTGCCAGGGCTGCAACATGAACGTGCCCCCTCAGCTCTACAACCAGCTGAGGACCTCGCTGGGAACCGACGTGTGTCCTTCGTGCAACCGCATCATCTATGCGGTCGAAGCGCTCGCCGACCCCACGGCGTCGAAATAA
- a CDS encoding ribonuclease HI family protein: protein MPTPTEAEILRHIAREEPLTATVRAFRGMTRERLGQLLEQAAEQLAPSAPPAAAAAPVPPESPGTPASDEAKGTVPRLRLYSDGAARGNPGPAGAGAVLIEPGGQVVARIGKFLGQQTNNYAEYMGLLIGLKHARSLGTKEIEIFADSELLIRQLGGRYQVKSPILRPLYEEAVKLLNDFSRVKLVHVPREMNAEADEMSNRAIDERL from the coding sequence ATGCCGACGCCCACCGAGGCTGAAATCCTTCGCCACATCGCGCGGGAGGAGCCTCTGACGGCGACCGTCCGTGCCTTCCGGGGCATGACGCGCGAGCGCCTGGGGCAGCTCCTGGAGCAGGCCGCCGAGCAATTGGCGCCCTCCGCGCCCCCGGCCGCCGCGGCGGCCCCCGTCCCCCCCGAGTCCCCGGGAACGCCTGCCTCCGACGAGGCGAAGGGGACGGTTCCGCGCCTGCGGCTGTACTCGGATGGCGCGGCCCGGGGCAATCCAGGGCCCGCCGGGGCCGGCGCGGTGCTCATCGAGCCCGGCGGCCAGGTGGTGGCGCGGATCGGCAAGTTCCTCGGCCAGCAGACGAACAACTACGCCGAGTACATGGGGCTGCTGATTGGCCTCAAGCACGCGCGGAGCCTGGGGACGAAGGAGATTGAAATCTTCGCCGACAGCGAGCTGCTCATCCGCCAGCTGGGCGGGCGCTACCAGGTGAAGAGCCCCATCCTGCGCCCTCTGTATGAGGAGGCGGTGAAGCTGCTCAACGACTTCTCCCGCGTGAAGCTCGTCCACGTGCCCCGCGAAATGAACGCCGAGGCCGACGAGATGAGCAACCGGGCCATCGACGAGCGCCTGTAG